The following coding sequences are from one Psychrobacter sp. AH5 window:
- a CDS encoding molybdopterin oxidoreductase family protein: MTTEKTQFRTCNLCEAMCGIVIKHDGEKVLSIKGDKDDPFSQGYICPKATALQDLHEDPDRLRQPIERTRDGWRKISWSEALDKVAQGIQSIQKKHGQNAIGIYLGNPNVHNLGGMLTIKHLLTTVKTRSRFSATSIDQLPHHIISMHLFGHMLRIPVPDVNRTQYMMIIGGNPLASNGSIMTAPNMRQKLKDIKARDGKVVVIDPRRTETADIASEHHFIRPATDVLLMLAMLNEIYLQGYAKRARANNRAADLAPEIERIAEFAKDYSAESVAAITGIAAPEIKRLVKEFCEAESSVCYSRMGVSVQEFGLLSQYLVMIINIVAGRLDEVGGLMFPNPAVDLVNNSGPGYLGKRHSRVSHLPDFNGDYPVVAMADEMLVEGEGQLKGFITVAGNPVLSTPNGEKLDKAFAQLDFMFSIDYYVTETSRHANIILPPVSPLERDHYDITFNGFAVHNVAKYSPVLFEKPKEAKHDWQIYLELAKRLDKKAPIATKIERQLIKNLGPKFVLDQGLKRGPYANMSLKKVKNNPHGLDLGPLKPMLPKGIKHKDKQIHLHVDFYQADLERVAKMVAHYDDSQILLIGRRHVRSNNSWLHNSYRLVKGKPRCTLMLHPDTAKAHNIVDGQLVKVTSRVGEVTITAEVTDELMPGVVSIPHGFGHGRSGVKQKIAQAHAGVSVNDLTDDTLIDKLSGNAAVNGVPVSLQAVESEAESTEINAVEDRVVA, encoded by the coding sequence ACTCGTGATGGTTGGAGAAAAATAAGCTGGAGTGAAGCGTTAGATAAAGTCGCTCAAGGAATTCAGTCTATCCAAAAAAAGCATGGTCAAAACGCCATCGGTATCTATTTAGGTAATCCTAACGTGCATAATTTGGGCGGTATGCTGACTATCAAGCATCTATTAACTACCGTCAAGACCCGTAGCCGTTTTTCCGCCACTTCCATCGATCAATTGCCCCATCACATTATCAGTATGCATTTATTCGGTCATATGCTGCGTATTCCGGTGCCAGATGTCAACCGTACTCAATATATGATGATTATCGGTGGTAATCCGTTGGCGTCGAACGGTAGTATCATGACCGCGCCTAATATGCGTCAAAAGCTCAAAGATATCAAAGCTCGCGATGGCAAAGTGGTGGTCATCGATCCAAGGCGTACAGAGACCGCCGATATCGCAAGCGAGCATCACTTTATACGTCCAGCAACCGATGTGTTATTAATGCTTGCGATGCTCAATGAAATCTATCTGCAAGGCTATGCCAAACGCGCACGAGCTAATAATAGAGCGGCTGATTTAGCGCCAGAGATTGAGCGTATCGCTGAATTTGCCAAAGACTATAGCGCTGAGTCGGTCGCTGCTATTACTGGCATTGCAGCGCCGGAGATTAAGCGTTTGGTCAAAGAGTTTTGTGAAGCTGAGAGCTCGGTTTGTTATAGCCGTATGGGCGTCTCAGTGCAGGAGTTTGGTTTACTTAGTCAGTACTTAGTGATGATTATCAATATCGTCGCTGGACGCTTAGATGAAGTCGGCGGCTTGATGTTCCCCAATCCTGCGGTGGATTTGGTCAATAATAGCGGTCCTGGCTACTTAGGTAAGCGTCATAGCCGCGTCAGTCATTTGCCTGATTTTAATGGTGATTATCCAGTAGTGGCTATGGCGGATGAGATGCTAGTAGAGGGAGAGGGTCAGCTAAAGGGCTTTATCACCGTTGCCGGTAATCCAGTACTTAGTACGCCCAATGGGGAGAAGTTAGATAAAGCTTTTGCCCAGTTAGATTTTATGTTCTCTATCGATTATTACGTCACTGAAACTAGTCGGCACGCCAATATTATCCTGCCACCAGTCTCGCCACTTGAGCGCGATCATTATGATATTACCTTTAATGGCTTTGCGGTGCATAATGTCGCTAAATACTCGCCGGTACTGTTTGAGAAGCCTAAAGAGGCTAAACACGATTGGCAGATCTACTTAGAGCTAGCAAAGCGTTTGGATAAAAAAGCGCCCATAGCGACCAAAATAGAGCGTCAGTTAATCAAAAACTTAGGACCAAAATTCGTGCTTGATCAAGGATTAAAACGTGGGCCTTATGCCAACATGTCGCTCAAAAAAGTAAAAAATAACCCGCATGGTTTGGATTTAGGACCCTTAAAACCAATGCTGCCAAAGGGCATTAAGCATAAAGATAAGCAGATTCATCTGCACGTTGACTTTTATCAGGCCGATCTAGAGCGCGTAGCAAAAATGGTAGCGCACTATGATGATAGCCAAATTTTACTGATAGGGCGTCGCCATGTGCGTAGTAACAATTCTTGGCTACATAACAGTTATCGCTTAGTTAAGGGCAAGCCGCGTTGTACTTTGATGCTGCATCCTGATACTGCAAAAGCCCATAATATTGTAGATGGCCAACTGGTTAAAGTGACCTCAAGAGTGGGCGAAGTCACTATCACTGCCGAAGTCACTGACGAGTTGATGCCAGGGGTGGTCAGTATTCCGCATGGTTTCGGTCACGGTCGCAGTGGCGTTAAGCAAAAAATCGCTCAAGCTCATGCTGGCGTCAGCGTTAATGATTTAACCGACGATACGCTAATAGATAAGCTGAGCGGTAACGCTGCAGTCAATGGGGTACCAGTGAGCTTGCAGGCTGTTGAGTCTGAAGCAGAAAGTACCGAGATAAATGCCGTTGAGGATAGGGTAGTCGCTTGA